The following DNA comes from Ornithobacterium rhinotracheale DSM 15997.
AATATCGCTTTTGAACTTTTACCTAAAAAATTTACGCTCTCGCAACTTCAAAATATCTACGAAGTGATCCTAGACAGAGAGTTTGACAAAAGAAACTTTAGAAAAAGTATTAAAAAACTAAGCAATCTAATCCCGCTGAACGAAAAACAAAAAGGTGTATTCCACAAACCTGCACAGTTATATTCTTTTGATATCAAAAAACAAATCGAGGAAACAGATGTTATTTAATTAAAAAGCTCACAAAATCCTTGTTGATTTTTTTAAATATCATAATTAGATATATCTTTGTAGAACAATATTTTTTCGTATGAAGTTCAAAAGAATACTACTAAAATTAAGCGGTGAAGCCCTCATGGGTGAACGCCAGTATGGAATCGATCCTAAACAAATCGAAGCCTACTCTAAACAAGTAAAGGAAATCGCCGATATGGGATGCCAAGTGGCAATCGTGATTGGTGGAGGAAATATTTTTAGAGGAATTTCTGGTGCTGCCAATGGAATGGATCGTGTACAAGGCGACTATATGGGAATGCTAGCAACCATCATCAATGCCATGGCTCTACAACAAGGTCTAGAAGATGCGGGCGTAGACACGCGTTTGCAAACTGCCATAGAAATGGAGAAAATTGCAGAACCTTACATCCGCAGAAAAGCCATTAGACACTTAGAGAAAAATCGCGTGGTGATCTTTGGTGGAGGTCTTGGAAATCCATATTTCACAACCGATTCTGCCGCGGTGTTGCGTGCCATTGAAATCGAAGCTGATGCTATCTTAAAAGGTACTCGTGTAGACGGAATCTACACCGCAGATCCTGAAAAAGATGAAAATGCTAAGAAATTCGATAATTTATCGTTTAAAGAAGTTTATGACAAAGGCTTGAAAGTAATGGATATGACTGCCTTTACTTTAAGTGAAGAAAACAATTTGCCGATCGTAGTATTCGATATGAACACCGTGGGGAACTTGAAAAAAGTAATCGACGGAGAAGAAGTCGGAACCATTGTAACCAATTAATTAACTAAACAAATCAAGAATATGAATATAGACAATATTGTAAAGGAAACAGAAGCTGGTATGAAGGATTCTATCGCACACTTGGAAAAGGCTTTTAGCCAAATTCGTGCGGGGAGAGCTACTCCAGCGATGCTTGGTAGTGTAATGGTAGACTACTACGGAAACCTTACTCCACTTAGCCAAGTGGCTAATGTGAGTGCTCCAGATGCTATGACTTTAAATGTTCAACCATGGGAAAATAGCATGATTCAGCCTATTGAAAAAGCTATCATGGAGGCTAACCTGGGCTTTAACCCATCAAACAACGGAAATTCTGTAATCATCAGCGTTCCGCCATTAACAGAAGAGCGTAGAAAAGACTTAGTAAAACAAGCTAAGGCAGAATTAGAAACAGCCAAAATCAGTATCCGCAACTGGAGAAAAGATGCTAACAACACGATTAAAAAATCAGAAGAATCAGAAGATGTACAAAAAGGTCTAGAGGCTGATGTGCAAAAACTGACTGACCAATATATCGAGGTGGCTGATAAGACTTTCTCTAACAAGGAAGCTGAAATCATGAAAGTTTAATAACTCGTTTTTAATTTTTTCATAATAGATTTTTTCTGCTCCAGTTTTAATTTTTTAGAGTTTATTTTTTCCTCTAATTTCTTTTCTGGAGCAGTTTTATTTAAAACAAAAATAAGCGCGACTCATTTTGAGTCGCGCTTATCATTTATTAGGGCAAATATAATTTTATTCCGTAAAGCGAACATCTAAACGACGATTTTGCGCTTGACACGCAGGCGTGTCATTTGCCTCGCAAATTGGGTGCGCTTCGCCATAGCCTTCTGCTTCTAATCTATCAGCAGCAATTCCTTTAGCCACCAAAACATTTTTTAAACTTTCGGCTCTGGCTTGCGATAGCTTTAAATTATTTTCAGGACTACCAACATTGTCGGTGTAGCCTCCGATTTTTAGTTTCACATCTGGATAAGCGTTTAAGATTTTTACTAAATTCTCAATTTGCTTATTAGACTTTTCTGTAAGCTCACTACTTCCTGTTTTAAATCCAATTTGGTCTAAAGTTGTCCAAGTTTTGTACAATCCTGCGTTATCGATTTCGCCTCCATTTAACAAATCTACCAAATGCTTTTCAGTTGAATTAATCCCTTTGTTTAAAGTTTCATTGTTAGGTAAGGCGATTTCTGTAATTTCACCTAATTGATAAATGTAATTCCCATCAGCATCTATTAATTCTTCTTGTGGAGCTTCCTCTAAAATAATCGCTCCATTATCAATCGGTTTTCCTTCATATAAATTGCTTTCTTTCTTGATTTGTTCGCCCAA
Coding sequences within:
- the frr gene encoding ribosome recycling factor; the protein is MNIDNIVKETEAGMKDSIAHLEKAFSQIRAGRATPAMLGSVMVDYYGNLTPLSQVANVSAPDAMTLNVQPWENSMIQPIEKAIMEANLGFNPSNNGNSVIISVPPLTEERRKDLVKQAKAELETAKISIRNWRKDANNTIKKSEESEDVQKGLEADVQKLTDQYIEVADKTFSNKEAEIMKV
- the pyrH gene encoding UMP kinase, with translation MKFKRILLKLSGEALMGERQYGIDPKQIEAYSKQVKEIADMGCQVAIVIGGGNIFRGISGAANGMDRVQGDYMGMLATIINAMALQQGLEDAGVDTRLQTAIEMEKIAEPYIRRKAIRHLEKNRVVIFGGGLGNPYFTTDSAAVLRAIEIEADAILKGTRVDGIYTADPEKDENAKKFDNLSFKEVYDKGLKVMDMTAFTLSEENNLPIVVFDMNTVGNLKKVIDGEEVGTIVTN